In the Francisella hispaniensis FSC454 genome, CTACTAGCTGATCCATATTTACTGCACCTAGAACGCTACCAATTAAACTTTTATCAACTTCTGGGGTTTTAATAAGTCCATCTAAAGCCATTATTTTCTCCTTATTTTAACTTTAAAGATTAACTGAATATGATCAAAAAGATCATGGAGAAATTATTCACTACAAATATGTCTAAATTACAACTTTAAACACACTAATATGTAACTGTAAATTATTATTCAATATATATTATATTTTGATAATTTGGTCATTTATGCTCTTGAAATTCTTATCTGAAAGTAAAGTTACTTTGATTTTGAGATTATTCAATTGGATTTATTGTATATTTTTAAATTTATATCTTTTGAATATTTGAATCAAACATATAACCAGCTCCTCTTTTGGTTTTTATAATCTGAGGATTCCTAATGTCAAATTCTAGAATCTTTCTTAATCTGCCTATTTGAACATCAATGCTACGATCATATATATCATATTTATCCGGATTAATCTTTTCCATTAACAATTCTCTTGTTAAAATCATTCCTCTATTTTCTATAAAACAAATTAAGATTTTATATAAATGTGTAGTTAAATTAACAATTTCACCTGAATTAATATTTTCTAATATCATTTTATTACAATTTAGAAGCCAATTAGAAAACTTATATAACTTTAAAGGATTTTCAGTTATAGTAACTACTCTCTTAATAATATTCTTAGATTTAAGAAAAACCTCCATATAATTTAAAGGTTTTGTAAAATAATCATCGGCCCCAACCTGAAGAGCGGCTATCTTATCTAGGTCTTTGTTAGTATTGCTTAGAATAATTATAGGTATATTATAATCAGTTCTTATTATTTTTGTTATATCTAATAATGATAGTTGTTCTAGTTGATCTGAATTACTTTCTAAACTACTATCTAATATAATTAGGTTATATTTACTACAAACCTTATCAATCATATGATTAGCAGTTTCTACAAAGTCACACTGATATTCATCTTCTATAAAAAGCATTTTAAGCTCCTCTTCTAGAACAAAATCTCTTAGACCAATAAGAATCCTACTATTGTAAGCTATCACAATTTACCTATAATAACTTGGTTCACATAAATACTAAGCTATCAAAAAGGAATCTAATAAAAAGTCTTTTAATGCTATTTATAATAATTATTAATTATTTTTTAATTATAATCTACGTGTTTTAGAAGTTATTCTAGATCTAATTAATTTTAAGTATTAAAATTGATTGCAAAAGACATATACCAACTGAAGGATAAAAATAATCATTTAAGTACTAATTACCAAAATTTTTTGAAAAAAGTTATTAAGTATATTTAAATATTTTTTGCGAAAAAAACACACTTAACTATATGGAATATTATATATCAGAAACAAATTGGTCAACTATTTTAAAATTTTTAAAATCTCAAAAAGGTCTACATACAAAAAATGTTTTTAAACTTAGAAGATTTATAGAAGCCGTCTTTTACATTCTCAAAACAGGTGCTCAATGGAAATACCTTCATAAAGAATATGACTGTAGCAGAGCATTGCATAAGCGTTATAAATACTGGGCTGACAAAGGTGTATGGTGTGATTTAATGACTTATGTTTCAGAGGTTGACTCTCAACAATTTATGATTGATTCATTATCAGTAAAATCTCATGCTTGTGCATGTGGATATGAAATAAATGGTAATGAAATTCATGCCTTAGGCAGAAGTGTTGGTGGACTTTCAACTAAGATACATACCTTGACTGATGCTCTAGGAAATCCTGTGAAATTTATGCTTACAGCTGGTAATGTACATGACATTGTTCCTCTTTAGAGCTTTTAGACGGCATAAAAATGCTCATATTTTAGCTGATAAAGCTTATTTTTCTGAAGAAAATATAAAAATCTTAGCTGAAAATGGAAACACTGTTGTTATCCCAGCCAAATAAAATTACA is a window encoding:
- a CDS encoding response regulator transcription factor, producing the protein MIAYNSRILIGLRDFVLEEELKMLFIEDEYQCDFVETANHMIDKVCSKYNLIILDSSLESNSDQLEQLSLLDITKIIRTDYNIPIIILSNTNKDLDKIAALQVGADDYFTKPLNYMEVFLKSKNIIKRVVTITENPLKLYKFSNWLLNCNKMILENINSGEIVNLTTHLYKILICFIENRGMILTRELLMEKINPDKYDIYDRSIDVQIGRLRKILEFDIRNPQIIKTKRGAGYMFDSNIQKI